The following coding sequences are from one Triticum aestivum cultivar Chinese Spring chromosome 5A, IWGSC CS RefSeq v2.1, whole genome shotgun sequence window:
- the LOC123107143 gene encoding aspartic proteinase nepenthesin-1, whose amino-acid sequence MDGYICDALPRELDIPIRSGAGLIAEGGMKQALVALALPLLLAASLYASTPPDTAEAFAGDVRVRLTHVDAGKQMSRRELIRRAMQRSKARAAALSVARSGSGRVAGKSAQQEQPGVPVRPSGDLEYLIDLAIGTPPQPVSALLDTGSDLIWTQCAPCASCLAQPDPLFAPAASSSYVPMRCSGQLCSDILHHSCQRPDTCTYRYNYGDGTTTLGVYATDHFTFASSSGEKLSVPLGFGCGTMNVGSLNNGSGIVGFGRDPLSLVSQMSIRRFSYCLTPYTSTRKSTLLFGSLSDGVFDADDAATGAVQTTRLLQSRQNPTFYYVPFTGVTVGARRLRIPLSAFALRPDGSGGVIVDSGTALTLFPAAVLAEVLRAFRAQLRLPFANSSSPDDGVCFATPMAAGGGRRASAARAVVAVPRMVFHFQGADLELPRRNYVLDDPRRGSLCILLADSGDSGSTIGNFVQQDMRVLYDLEAETLSFAPAQC is encoded by the coding sequence ATGGATGGATATATATGCGACGCCTTGCCGCGCGAACTAGATATTCCAATTCGTTCGGGAGCTGGCTTGATCGCGGAGGGCGGCATGAAGCAGGCATTGGTGGCGCTGGCACTGCCGTTGCTCCTCGCCGCGTCGCTGTACGCCTCGACGCCGCCGGACACGGCCGAGGCCTTCGCCGGGGACGTCCGCGTCCGCCTGACCCACGTGGACGCCGGGAAGCAGATGTCCAGGCGCGAGCTGATCAGGCGCGCCATGCAGCGCAGCAAGGCGAGGGCAGCGGCGCTCTCCGTGGCGAGGAGCGGCAGCGGCCGTGTCGCCGGCAAGAGCGCGCAGCAGGAGCAGCCTGGCGTGCCGGTCCGCCCGTCCGGCGACCTCGAGTACCTCATCGACCTCGCCATCGGCACGCCGCCGCAGCCCGTGTCGGCGCTGCTGGACACCGGCAGCGACCTCATCTGGACGCAGTGCGCGCCGTGCGCGAGCTGCCTCGCGCAGCCGGACCCGCTCTTCGCCCCGGCCGCGTCGTCGTCGTACGTTCCCATGCGCTGCTCCGGCCAGCTCTGCAGCGACATCCTGCACCACAGCTGCCAGAGGCCCGACACCTGCACCTACCGCTACAACTACGGCGACGGGACGACCACGCTGGGCGTCTACGCCACCGACCACTTCACCTTCGCGTCGTCGTCCGGGGAGAAGCTCAGCGTGCCGCTCGGGTTCGGCTGCGGCACCATGAACGTCGGCAGCCTGAACAACGGCTCCGGCATCGTCGGCTTCGGCCGGGACCCGCTCTCGCTCGTGTCGCAGATGTCCATCCGGCGCTTCTCCTACTGCCTCACGCCCTACACGAGCACCAGGAAGAGCACGCTCCTGTTCGGGTCCCTCTCCGACGGCGTCTTCGACGCCGACGACGCCGCCACCGGCGCAGTCCAGACCACGAGGCTGCTGCAGAGCCGCCAGAACCCGACCTTCTACTACGTACCGTTCACCGGCGTGACGGTCGGCGCTCGGCGGCTGCGGATACCGCTCTCGGCGTTCGCCCTGAGGCCCGACGGCTCCGGAGGGGTGATCGTCGACTCCGGCACGGCGCTCACGCTGTTCCCGGCGGCGGTGCTCGCGGAGGTGCTGAGGGCGTTCCGCGCGCAGCTGAGGCTGCCGTTCGCGAACAGCAGCAGCCCGGACGACGGCGTCTGCTTCGCGACGCCGATGGCCGCGGGCGGGGGGAGGCGCGCGTCGGCCGCGAGGGCGGTGGTGGCGGTGCCGAGGATGGTGTTCCACTTCCAGGGCGCGGACCTCGAGCTGCCGCGCCGGAACTACGTGCTGGACGACCCGAGGAGGGGGAGCCTGTGCATCCTCCTGGCCGACTCCGGGGACTCGGGCTCCACCATCGGCAACTTCGTGCAGCAGGACATGCGCGTGCTCTACGATTTGGAGGCGGAGACCCTGTCGTTCGCTCCGGCGCAGTGCTGA